The proteins below are encoded in one region of Scyliorhinus torazame isolate Kashiwa2021f chromosome 16, sScyTor2.1, whole genome shotgun sequence:
- the c16h10orf88 gene encoding ATPase PAAT isoform X4, producing MEPVWVRAAWPCDTGRLRAAVADWDSEGGDAGVRDHEQILLFRKCFKLDFPSSSCELKLLSLGGKEKVRIGKLLLGVKHTSVRISRGFSQLGKNINLERVQTMMDSMGAKLSPGAQQLFNMVQFQQKNQAAIGGLFQGIFGARDVIEVGKISSSPQSEEGVTSSHALSKPNPMSVSKLQETKDPGGITTFNAAFTQTGDGSISPTETNNENKTSDSEDSTKDVDEQKFARGDLKGLVSTFLCKQSNGEQNAFSSEMLPLLQDLCGQVNELRMGEKIKVTKNNAAAEDLSCGRHYQQAFCSDLEKHIAEHMESIEKRLKDYIDCRINILQANLDEKFVSLTNLLENIALNRTATKSFERDTILTNGEL from the exons TGACCATGAACAGATCCTCTTGTTTAGGAAGTGTTTTAAATTGGATTTTCCTAGTTCATCCTGTGAACTGAAG CTGCTATCTTTAGGTGGAAAAGAGAAAGTACGAATTGGTAAATTATTACTGGGCGTGAAACATACTTCAGTCAGGATCTCAAGAGGCTTTTCTCAATTAGGAAAAAACATTAACTTGGAACGAGTGCAAACAATGATGGACTCAATGGGAGCGAAGCTGTCACCTGGAGCTCAGCAACTTTTTAACATGGTCCAGTTCCAGCAGAAG AATCAGGCAGCAATTGGAGGACTGTTCCAGGGTATTTTTGGAGCAAGAGATGTAATAGAAGTTGGAAAAATTTCAAGTTCACCGCAGTCTGAAGAAGGAGTGACCTCTTCCCATGCACTTAGCAAACCAAACCCGATGTCTGTTTCAAAACTACAAGAAACAAAGGATCCTGGAGGGATAACCACATTTAACGCTGCATTCACACAAACAGGAGATGGCTCAATCTCCCCCACTGAAACAAACAATGAGAATAAAACTTCTGATTCTGAAGACAGCACAAAAGATGTAGATGAACAAAAGTTTGCTCGAGGAGATTTGAAAGGACTTGTGTCAACATTTCTGTGCAAGCAAAGCAACGGAGAGCAAAATGCCTTTAGTTCTGAAATGCTTCCTCTCCTCCAGGACCTTTGTGGCCAGGTGAATGAACTTCGTATGGGAGAAAAGATTAAAGTTACTAAAAATAATGCAGCAGCAGAGGACTTGtcctgtggcag GCATTATCAGCAGGCATTTTGTTCTGATTTGGAAAAGCATATTGCTGAACACATGGAATCAATAGAAAAGAGACTGAAGGATTACATTGATTGTCGAATAAACATCCTGCAAGCTAACCTTGATGAAAAATTTGTTTCGCTCACCAACCTGCTGGAGAACATTGCTTTGAACAGAACTGCAACAAAAAGCTTTGAACGTGACACCATCTTAACAAATGGGGAGCTTTAA